The proteins below come from a single Natrinema sp. SYSU A 869 genomic window:
- a CDS encoding NAD(P)H-hydrate dehydratase — MITGERMAAVDENAAALGVPRKQLMESSGNAVARAVRDVAEPGARVAIVAGRGNNGGDAFVAARFLDGYDVTTLLLGRAELIGTDIARENWDALEQADYDTREITDSSGFDLPEVDVVVDAMLGTGISGDLREPAATAAAAINTAGATVVAVDVPSGFDADGGDHAANGIEADRVVTFHDAKPGLEDLAADVKVADIGIPAAAERFVGPGDVTLARPDGREGRPYIIGGGPYTGAPALAAQAALRASAELSFVAAPESVAGEIQGYSEDLIVQSYESEVLTPEVADDLLETAENYDNVVVIGPGLGTADETLEATRQFLSSYTGRAVVDADALTVVPDIETDATLICTPNRGELARMGGPDTDDLASAADEIESFAAELGHVVLAKGANDVITDGERTRISRSGTVGMKVGGTGDTLAGVVAALLEHAEPLDAAAAGAQVNGLAGERLAQTQEFGFLASDLLEELPAVLWGDHDE; from the coding sequence ATGATTACAGGCGAGCGAATGGCCGCCGTCGACGAGAACGCCGCGGCGCTGGGCGTGCCGCGAAAGCAGTTGATGGAGTCGAGCGGGAATGCTGTCGCCCGCGCGGTCCGCGACGTCGCGGAGCCGGGGGCTCGAGTCGCCATCGTCGCCGGCCGGGGCAACAACGGCGGGGACGCGTTCGTCGCGGCCCGATTCTTAGACGGGTACGATGTCACAACGCTGCTGCTCGGCCGCGCGGAACTGATCGGAACCGACATCGCTCGCGAGAACTGGGACGCCCTCGAGCAAGCCGACTACGACACTCGGGAGATCACTGACTCGAGCGGGTTCGACCTCCCGGAGGTCGACGTCGTCGTCGACGCAATGCTCGGAACGGGGATCAGCGGCGACCTCCGGGAACCCGCGGCGACCGCGGCCGCGGCGATCAACACGGCCGGCGCGACCGTCGTCGCGGTCGACGTTCCATCCGGATTCGACGCCGACGGGGGCGACCATGCAGCCAACGGCATCGAGGCAGACCGTGTCGTCACCTTCCACGACGCGAAACCGGGGCTCGAGGATCTGGCGGCCGACGTGAAAGTCGCGGACATCGGAATTCCGGCCGCCGCAGAGCGGTTCGTCGGGCCCGGCGATGTCACGCTCGCGCGGCCCGACGGCCGCGAAGGGCGACCCTACATCATCGGCGGCGGTCCCTACACCGGGGCGCCGGCGCTCGCCGCCCAGGCAGCGCTCCGTGCCAGTGCGGAACTCTCTTTCGTCGCCGCGCCCGAGTCCGTCGCCGGCGAGATACAGGGCTACAGCGAGGATCTGATCGTCCAGTCCTACGAGAGCGAGGTCCTCACCCCCGAGGTGGCCGACGACCTCCTCGAGACCGCCGAGAACTACGACAACGTCGTCGTCATCGGGCCCGGTCTCGGCACTGCCGACGAGACTCTCGAGGCGACTCGCCAGTTCCTCTCGTCGTACACGGGGCGAGCCGTCGTCGACGCGGACGCACTGACGGTCGTTCCCGACATCGAGACCGACGCGACGCTGATCTGTACGCCCAACCGCGGTGAACTCGCGCGGATGGGTGGCCCGGACACCGATGACCTGGCGTCGGCGGCCGACGAGATCGAGTCCTTCGCGGCCGAGCTGGGCCACGTCGTCCTCGCGAAGGGGGCGAACGATGTGATCACCGACGGCGAGCGAACGCGGATCAGCCGGTCGGGAACTGTCGGGATGAAAGTCGGCGGCACCGGCGACACGCTCGCCGGGGTCGTCGCGGCGCTGCTCGAACACGCCGAACCGCTCGATGCCGCCGCAGCGGGCGCACAGGTCAACGGTCTCGCCGGCGAACGTCTGGCCCAAACACAGGAGTTCGGCTTCCTCGCATCCGATCTACTCGAGGAGCTGCCAGCGGTACTCTGGGGTGATCACGATGAGTGA
- the moaC gene encoding cyclic pyranopterin monophosphate synthase MoaC, producing MSEDSEKKSANADELTHTTDEGDVQMVDVGDKPDSERRAVAAGEIRLQPSTIEAIRDDQVGKGDVLATARVGAIQAVKHTWETIPMCHQIPITNVDTDFSPAKDRIELQVTVETTGKTGCEMEALEGVTTGLNVVWDMVKAIEKDDDGQYPDTGIENVRVLEKEKRQA from the coding sequence ATGAGTGAAGATTCCGAGAAGAAGTCCGCGAACGCCGACGAACTGACCCACACCACCGACGAGGGCGACGTCCAGATGGTCGATGTCGGTGACAAACCCGACAGCGAACGCCGCGCCGTTGCCGCCGGGGAGATCCGCCTCCAGCCGTCGACGATCGAGGCGATCCGAGACGATCAAGTCGGCAAGGGTGACGTACTCGCGACCGCTCGCGTCGGCGCGATTCAGGCCGTCAAGCACACCTGGGAGACGATCCCAATGTGTCACCAGATCCCGATCACGAACGTCGACACTGACTTCTCGCCCGCCAAGGACCGGATCGAACTGCAGGTCACCGTCGAGACCACCGGCAAGACGGGCTGCGAGATGGAGGCCCTCGAGGGCGTGACGACCGGCCTGAACGTCGTCTGGGACATGGTCAAGGCCATCGAGAAAGACGACGACGGCCAGTATCCGGACACGGGGATCGAGAACGTGCGGGTACTCGAGAAGGAGAAGCGACAGGCCTGA
- a CDS encoding nitronate monooxygenase — MTLQTPLCDLLEIEYPIVQAPIGSATTPELAAAVSNAGGLGHLAVTWRDTAETCAVIRETRELTDGPFAVNLVLDDSTTTVDTEKHLETVLEADVDVITLSFGDAAPSVDRIHEAGSIVAQTVGSAEAARTAVDAGVDIVVTQGLEAGGHVQSEVATTALVPRVADAVGGEVPIVAAGGIADGRGISAALALGADGAWLGTRFVATEEAAVHDAYQRRLRESDETDTEYTTLFDKGWPGMPHRVLRNETLERWEGDGGPPTGERPGETDIVATTEAGDRIERYDEALATPNVDGDIEAMALFAGQSVGLTDEIRSADIVVEELVSETRNAIDGLPSRRRDDG, encoded by the coding sequence ATGACGCTACAGACCCCACTCTGTGACCTGCTCGAGATCGAGTATCCGATCGTTCAGGCACCGATCGGGAGCGCGACGACTCCGGAACTCGCAGCCGCCGTCTCGAACGCCGGTGGGCTCGGTCACCTCGCCGTCACGTGGCGTGACACGGCGGAAACGTGCGCGGTGATCCGCGAAACGCGCGAACTGACCGACGGGCCGTTCGCGGTCAACCTCGTGCTGGACGACTCGACGACGACCGTGGACACCGAGAAACACCTCGAGACGGTTCTCGAGGCCGATGTCGACGTCATCACCCTCTCGTTCGGGGACGCCGCTCCCTCCGTCGACCGGATTCACGAGGCGGGATCGATCGTCGCTCAGACCGTCGGTAGCGCCGAGGCAGCACGCACGGCGGTCGATGCGGGCGTGGATATCGTGGTCACGCAGGGACTCGAGGCCGGCGGCCACGTCCAGAGCGAGGTGGCGACGACGGCGCTCGTTCCCCGCGTCGCGGACGCCGTGGGGGGCGAGGTTCCTATCGTCGCCGCGGGTGGGATCGCCGACGGCCGAGGGATCTCGGCCGCGCTCGCACTCGGTGCCGACGGCGCATGGCTCGGGACGCGGTTCGTGGCGACCGAGGAAGCGGCCGTCCACGACGCCTACCAGCGCCGACTCCGCGAGAGCGACGAGACCGATACCGAGTACACGACCCTTTTCGACAAGGGCTGGCCCGGAATGCCACATCGCGTCCTGCGAAACGAGACGCTCGAGCGATGGGAGGGAGACGGCGGTCCACCCACAGGAGAACGGCCGGGCGAGACCGATATCGTCGCGACCACCGAGGCGGGCGACCGGATCGAGCGCTACGACGAGGCGCTCGCGACCCCGAATGTCGACGGGGATATCGAGGCGATGGCGCTGTTCGCCGGTCAGAGCGTCGGGCTGACGGATGAGATCCGATCCGCCGATATCGTCGTCGAGGAACTCGTCTCGGAAACGCGAAACGCGATCGATGGACTCCCGAGTCGGCGGCGCGACGACGGCTGA
- a CDS encoding sugar phosphate nucleotidyltransferase, which translates to MTIRSAVVLAAGEGARLRPLTKYRPKPMLPAATKPILEYVFDALVEAGITDITVVVGYGRTHVQSHFGSAYRDASLEYVVQDKQLGSGHALLAAESEVSEPHLVLNGDQLVASRIVKDVRAAHDDGDAVATLGLIRDENVDEYGGVICEHDGRVAEIVEHPRDDRTYQLNAGVYAFDPESFEYLRGPEPQLSEYSLVDGIANAIDAEETVRGVTSEGIWMDATYPWDLLEVTETLFEHADGVESTVSADARIHESATIIEPVIVSADCVVGPGSVVGPNVALGENATIGANAVVEDSVVDADTRVGSGATLVDCVTGRNVRVGTGSTVVGGPGDVRIGDRVHEDERLGALLADRVRDGGGVTYTPGTMVGSDAVIAAGTTVRGTIETGTEVQ; encoded by the coding sequence ATGACGATCCGTTCTGCGGTGGTCCTCGCAGCGGGAGAGGGTGCCCGCCTCCGGCCGCTGACGAAGTATCGGCCGAAGCCAATGCTTCCCGCGGCGACCAAACCCATCCTCGAGTACGTCTTCGATGCGCTCGTCGAGGCCGGTATCACAGATATTACCGTCGTCGTCGGCTACGGCCGGACGCACGTTCAGTCTCACTTCGGATCGGCGTATCGCGACGCGAGCCTCGAGTACGTCGTACAGGACAAGCAACTCGGGAGCGGTCACGCCCTCCTCGCGGCCGAGTCCGAGGTGTCGGAGCCACATCTTGTCCTCAACGGCGATCAGCTCGTGGCCTCGCGAATCGTCAAGGACGTCCGCGCCGCTCACGACGACGGCGATGCAGTCGCGACGCTCGGGCTCATTCGAGATGAGAACGTCGACGAATATGGCGGCGTGATCTGTGAACACGACGGCCGCGTCGCGGAGATCGTCGAACATCCCCGCGATGATCGAACCTATCAGCTCAACGCGGGCGTGTACGCGTTCGACCCGGAATCATTCGAGTATCTCCGGGGACCGGAACCGCAGTTGAGCGAGTACTCGCTCGTCGACGGCATCGCGAACGCGATCGACGCCGAGGAGACCGTCCGCGGCGTCACCTCCGAAGGTATCTGGATGGACGCGACGTACCCGTGGGACCTGCTTGAGGTGACCGAGACGCTCTTCGAGCACGCGGACGGCGTCGAGAGTACAGTCTCGGCGGACGCGCGGATCCACGAGTCGGCGACGATCATTGAGCCGGTTATCGTCTCGGCGGACTGCGTCGTCGGTCCCGGCTCCGTCGTTGGACCGAACGTCGCGCTTGGCGAGAACGCGACGATTGGCGCGAACGCCGTCGTCGAGGACAGCGTCGTCGACGCCGACACACGCGTGGGGTCGGGGGCGACACTCGTCGACTGTGTCACCGGCCGTAACGTCCGGGTCGGCACCGGTTCGACCGTCGTCGGCGGCCCTGGAGACGTCCGCATCGGTGACCGCGTCCACGAAGACGAGCGACTGGGCGCGTTGCTCGCGGACCGCGTTCGCGACGGTGGCGGCGTGACCTACACGCCGGGAACGATGGTCGGCTCCGATGCCGTCATCGCTGCCGGCACGACTGTTCGCGGCACGATCGAAACTGGAACTGAGGTGCAGTAA
- a CDS encoding undecaprenyl-diphosphate phosphatase has translation MNRAELIVAIFAGIVQGIVEWLPVSSQGNLALFLTFAGTDPDVALQLALFLQLGTTLSAATYYREDIATALRAVPGWRPASAYTGENAIASYIVVASFVTGVVGIPLYVFAVDLAGQLTGGVFIAVIGVLLVLTGALQLASESVSMGIRDAPTLLDSVLVGAVQGVAILPGISRSGVTTSALLFRSYDPPAAFRLSFLLSIPASCGAAALTVAGAGGLPGIGLGPALAALALSAVVGYLTIDALMRVVDRVPFWVVCFGLGGLAIVGGGVVSIVV, from the coding sequence GTGAACCGCGCGGAACTCATCGTCGCGATATTCGCCGGGATTGTCCAAGGGATCGTCGAGTGGCTCCCTGTCTCGAGCCAGGGCAATCTGGCGCTGTTTCTGACGTTCGCGGGGACGGATCCCGACGTCGCGCTACAACTCGCGCTCTTCTTGCAACTCGGGACGACCCTCTCGGCGGCGACCTACTATCGCGAAGACATTGCGACGGCCCTGCGCGCAGTGCCCGGCTGGCGACCCGCCAGCGCCTACACCGGCGAGAACGCGATTGCATCATACATCGTCGTTGCCTCGTTCGTGACCGGCGTCGTCGGGATCCCGCTGTACGTGTTCGCGGTTGACCTCGCCGGACAGCTCACCGGTGGCGTCTTCATCGCCGTCATCGGCGTCCTGTTGGTTCTGACGGGAGCTCTGCAATTGGCTTCGGAGTCGGTCTCGATGGGAATCCGCGACGCGCCGACACTGCTGGATTCTGTGCTGGTCGGTGCCGTTCAGGGCGTCGCGATCCTGCCCGGCATCTCTCGATCGGGCGTCACGACGAGCGCGCTGCTGTTTCGCAGCTACGACCCGCCGGCGGCGTTCCGACTCTCCTTCCTGCTCTCGATCCCCGCGAGTTGCGGTGCGGCCGCGCTCACCGTCGCGGGTGCCGGCGGCCTCCCCGGTATCGGACTCGGACCCGCCCTGGCCGCGCTCGCGCTCAGCGCCGTCGTCGGCTATCTCACGATCGACGCCCTCATGCGAGTCGTCGATCGAGTCCCGTTCTGGGTCGTCTGTTTCGGCCTCGGCGGCCTCGCGATCGTCGGCGGTGGCGTCGTCTCCATTGTCGTGTAA
- a CDS encoding transferase, producing MKLRDHITPKDQQQARDELQRVADDLRADADLEQSVRGAYLQERAVEAVSTYKSVENGSRVFDQGTFITIRAATRDQLRDAVRTVKSRLREEPAGLSPKTAICKQDLAIQAAAPIGPNPFGREATALGGAIGALLASPHNATILEDGGVEFGDHWRNQSPVVIDPFARENGYAMFTIGDPGSGKSFGAKQNFIRSIEHSEDRIGIILEPLNNWAGVAEALGGERITIGGNMGLNPLEIKPTPERVQRAMGEDASPYREKLDSVMSFLSNYFALRGIRLGDRRTTLETAIESAYDHKGITDDIATHHNESPTMRDTLDILEGMVDDPDEHVVRTHEEATKIREDATWLIDQLRSFDEGGRYENLGRETEFDIRDEKVIYLDLAQQEGSLGGSTSLIMQLLISAVYERAKETDKEVVFVIDEARYIMQDAASLEYLEIVFRHHRHHDLSIRLVTQTVDEFFQHPESEAIIDQCAIKQFHHLDGMDREWADEFGLNSAQMRFIQDAVPGNDLAGYSEALVGVDGEWRGIEVRALDNEKEVIDFDPKSQSQSQLPGHSSDTADDVSDRTKGGGQSSRGYSD from the coding sequence GTGAAGTTGCGAGACCACATCACGCCGAAGGATCAGCAACAGGCACGTGACGAACTCCAGCGGGTCGCAGACGATCTCCGAGCCGACGCAGACCTTGAGCAGAGCGTGCGTGGTGCGTACCTTCAGGAGCGAGCGGTCGAGGCGGTCTCGACCTACAAGAGCGTTGAGAACGGCAGTCGCGTGTTCGACCAGGGAACGTTCATCACGATCCGTGCAGCGACCCGTGACCAGCTTCGGGATGCCGTCCGCACCGTCAAGAGTCGCCTCCGCGAGGAACCAGCAGGGCTCTCACCGAAGACGGCCATCTGCAAGCAAGATCTCGCGATTCAGGCGGCGGCACCGATCGGCCCCAATCCATTCGGCCGGGAGGCGACTGCACTCGGCGGGGCCATCGGTGCGCTGTTAGCGTCACCACACAATGCGACGATCCTCGAGGACGGTGGCGTCGAATTCGGCGATCACTGGCGGAATCAGAGCCCCGTCGTGATCGACCCGTTCGCTCGAGAAAACGGGTACGCGATGTTCACGATCGGCGATCCCGGTTCGGGTAAATCGTTCGGCGCGAAGCAGAACTTCATCCGCTCGATCGAACACAGCGAGGATCGCATCGGGATCATCCTGGAGCCGCTGAATAACTGGGCAGGCGTCGCCGAAGCCCTCGGCGGTGAGCGCATTACGATCGGTGGGAACATGGGTCTGAACCCACTCGAAATCAAGCCGACGCCCGAACGGGTACAGCGAGCGATGGGCGAGGATGCTAGCCCCTACCGAGAAAAGCTCGATAGCGTCATGAGTTTCCTCTCGAACTACTTCGCCCTCCGCGGGATTCGACTCGGCGATCGACGAACGACGCTCGAGACGGCGATCGAGAGCGCCTACGACCACAAGGGAATCACCGACGATATCGCGACACACCACAACGAGAGTCCGACAATGCGTGACACCCTCGATATTCTCGAGGGGATGGTCGACGACCCTGACGAACACGTCGTCCGCACTCACGAGGAGGCGACCAAGATCCGCGAGGACGCAACGTGGCTCATCGACCAGTTACGATCCTTTGACGAGGGCGGCCGGTACGAGAATCTCGGACGGGAAACGGAGTTCGATATCCGTGACGAGAAGGTAATCTATCTCGATCTCGCCCAACAAGAGGGGAGTCTCGGCGGCAGTACGAGCCTCATCATGCAACTGCTGATCTCGGCGGTCTACGAGCGAGCGAAAGAGACGGACAAAGAGGTCGTCTTCGTTATTGACGAGGCCCGCTACATTATGCAAGACGCAGCGAGTCTCGAGTATCTCGAAATCGTCTTTCGGCATCACCGCCATCACGATCTCTCGATTCGCCTCGTCACACAGACCGTCGACGAGTTCTTTCAGCATCCCGAGTCAGAGGCGATCATCGACCAGTGTGCAATCAAGCAGTTCCACCACCTCGACGGAATGGACCGCGAGTGGGCCGACGAATTCGGACTCAATTCCGCACAGATGCGGTTCATCCAGGACGCCGTCCCCGGAAACGATCTGGCGGGCTACTCGGAGGCCCTCGTCGGCGTCGACGGCGAGTGGCGCGGTATCGAAGTTCGGGCGCTGGATAACGAAAAAGAGGTTATCGACTTCGATCCGAAATCACAGTCTCAGTCCCAGTTACCGGGCCACTCTAGCGATACCGCCGACGATGTTTCTGACCGCACCAAGGGTGGCGGTCAGAGTTCTCGAGGATACTCTGACTGA
- a CDS encoding ribbon-helix-helix domain-containing protein, translating to MSASDDPRRVHFQSPEYLVERLDAIADLFDKDRTDLLVEAIREYLEETADSETFQELVATKYYDDQLEFETVKQLVGAETAQRLRLLKADLEDEPLDLAAPDDVDIYGDDAATVDTDDGDE from the coding sequence ATGAGTGCTAGTGATGATCCTCGACGAGTCCACTTCCAATCTCCGGAGTATCTCGTCGAGCGCCTTGACGCGATCGCGGACCTTTTCGACAAGGATCGAACGGATCTCCTCGTCGAGGCCATCCGTGAGTACCTCGAGGAGACCGCCGACAGCGAGACGTTTCAAGAACTTGTCGCAACGAAGTACTACGACGACCAACTCGAGTTCGAAACGGTCAAGCAACTGGTCGGTGCTGAGACCGCCCAGCGGCTCCGTCTCCTGAAAGCGGACCTTGAAGACGAACCGCTTGATCTCGCTGCTCCCGACGATGTCGATATCTACGGCGATGACGCGGCGACGGTCGATACCGACGATGGCGACGAGTGA
- a CDS encoding IS630 family transposase (programmed frameshift) — protein sequence MDHLDEISVEELQDALDKVEGNKPTQRLLAAIAYKNGVTQTELAEWHDTGRRTIYSWLMRLDTDEPLEQAVSDAHRSGRKRKLSETQQEEFEQTVHEPPEEVGIDAPAWTPALVQEFLEETYGVEYSYPSCRRLLKEAGLSYQKPRRTADEAEESDTEEFRDELKKKRAEMDATVVCIDQTKKSVQVEPRAAWFPRGTRPSVELSGQRDWTCLLGAITEDGECFFSRFTEYVTADHAKHFILALCKEFEEDLIIVLDGAPYFQASAVTDLAARDDLAFVTLPAYSPELNPVEECWRQLQTALSNRFFDSLSELTTAIDTALNQLSVPKVSSYF from the exons ATGGACCATCTCGACGAGATTTCCGTTGAAGAACTCCAAGACGCCCTTGACAAGGTTGAGGGAAACAAGCCGACACAACGGTTGTTAGCGGCGATTGCGTACAAGAACGGCGTGACACAGACCGAACTTGCAGAGTGGCACGACACTGGTCGAAGGACGATCTACAGTTGGCTCATGCGACTCGATACGGACGAACCGCTTGAGCAAGCCGTCTCTGATGCTCACCGATCCGGGAGAAAACGAAAGCTCTCAGAAACACAGCAAGAAGAGTTTGAACAAACCGTTCACGAACCTCCCGAGGAAGTCGGGATCGACGCGCCGGCATGGACGCCGGCGCTCGTCCAGGAGTTTCTTGAAGAAACCTACGGCGTCGAGTACTCCTATCCGAGTTGCCGGCGGTTGCTCAAAGAAGCTGGATTGAGTTACCAAAAACCGCGCCGCACAGCCGACGAAGCCGAGGAATCCGACACAGAAGAGTTCCGTGACGAACTCA AAAAAAAGCGAGCGGAGATGGACGCCACAGTAGTCTGCATCGATCAGACCAAGAAATCCGTCCAGGTTGAGCCGCGTGCCGCGTGGTTTCCGCGCGGCACGCGGCCGAGCGTCGAACTTTCTGGCCAACGCGACTGGACGTGTCTGCTCGGCGCGATCACCGAAGACGGCGAGTGCTTCTTCTCACGATTCACCGAGTACGTCACTGCCGATCACGCGAAACATTTCATTCTCGCGTTATGCAAAGAATTCGAAGAAGATCTAATCATCGTGCTCGATGGAGCGCCGTATTTCCAGGCATCGGCCGTCACGGACCTGGCGGCCCGTGACGACCTCGCCTTCGTCACGTTACCGGCGTACTCTCCTGAACTCAATCCGGTCGAAGAGTGCTGGCGACAGCTCCAAACGGCTCTCAGCAATCGGTTTTTTGACTCACTTAGCGAGTTAACAACGGCGATCGATACCGCACTTAATCAGCTCTCTGTACCAAAGGTGAGCAGTTATTTCTAA
- a CDS encoding DUF2080 family transposase-associated protein, translating to MEDRFEINGHEVIEGEVKPTGNGAHILVPKDWRGADVKIVRTSEPNDE from the coding sequence ATGGAGGACCGCTTCGAAATCAACGGCCACGAAGTCATCGAAGGCGAGGTCAAGCCCACTGGAAACGGTGCCCACATCCTCGTCCCCAAAGACTGGCGCGGAGCCGACGTTAAAATCGTCCGCACCAGCGAACCCAACGACGAATAA